In Burkholderia sp. NRF60-BP8, a single window of DNA contains:
- a CDS encoding glycosyltransferase family 4 protein has protein sequence MRIAQIAPLHEAVPPKLYGGTERVVSYLTEALVEMGHDVTLFASGDSQTSAKLEACWPQALRLDPTIRDVMAPHMLLLEQVRRRAEEFDVLHCHIDYYPFSLFSRQPVPHLTTMHGRLDLPELQPIFNAFSDVPVVSISDNQRIPLPQANWLSTVYHGLPENLLTPIPNVKPSYLAFLGRISPEKRVDTAIRIAEQAGLPIKIAAKLDKADRAYYEEKIKPLFALPHVEYIGEISEAEKTEFLGNAHALLFPIDWPEPFGLVMIEAMACGTPVIAFKRGSVPEVIDNGVSGFVVEDELSAVAALKRLDTLPREKVRAAFEARFSSKVMAQNYVKGYEELLRQKRRTVLREVNAS, from the coding sequence ATGCGAATCGCCCAAATCGCTCCGTTGCACGAAGCGGTGCCCCCGAAACTGTACGGTGGTACCGAGCGAGTGGTGTCCTACCTCACCGAAGCACTCGTCGAGATGGGGCATGACGTCACGCTCTTCGCGAGCGGCGATTCGCAAACGTCCGCGAAGCTCGAAGCGTGCTGGCCGCAGGCGCTGCGCCTCGACCCGACGATCCGCGACGTGATGGCTCCGCACATGCTGCTCCTCGAGCAGGTGCGCCGCCGCGCGGAAGAGTTCGATGTCCTGCACTGCCACATCGACTATTACCCGTTCTCGCTGTTCTCGCGCCAGCCGGTCCCGCATCTGACGACGATGCACGGCCGTCTCGACCTGCCGGAACTGCAGCCGATCTTCAATGCGTTCAGCGACGTGCCGGTCGTGTCGATCTCCGACAACCAGCGCATTCCGCTGCCGCAGGCGAACTGGCTGTCGACCGTCTATCACGGCCTGCCGGAAAACCTGCTGACGCCGATCCCGAACGTGAAGCCGAGCTACCTCGCGTTCCTCGGCCGCATCTCGCCGGAGAAGCGCGTCGACACGGCGATCCGCATCGCCGAGCAGGCCGGCCTGCCGATCAAGATCGCCGCGAAGCTCGACAAGGCCGACCGCGCGTACTACGAAGAGAAGATCAAGCCGCTGTTCGCGCTGCCGCACGTCGAGTACATCGGCGAAATCAGCGAGGCGGAGAAGACCGAATTCCTCGGTAACGCGCATGCGCTGCTGTTCCCGATCGACTGGCCGGAGCCCTTCGGCCTGGTGATGATCGAGGCGATGGCCTGCGGCACGCCGGTGATCGCGTTCAAGCGCGGCTCGGTGCCGGAAGTGATCGACAACGGCGTGTCGGGCTTCGTCGTCGAAGACGAGCTGTCGGCCGTTGCCGCGCTCAAGCGTCTCGACACGCTGCCGCGCGAGAAGGTTCGCGCCGCGTTCGAAGCCCGTTTCTCGTCGAAGGTGATGGCGCAGAATTACGTGAAGGGCTACGAGGAACTGCTGCGCCAGAAGCGCCGCACGGTGCTCCGCGAAGTCAACGCAAGCTGA
- a CDS encoding DUF2214 family protein has product MIVHWLLAAIHLSAFGVAFAAIAGRNRALRRLVASAQAADLSGVFKADAVWGLSALVLIATGLARAFGGFEKGTAYYLHEPLFHLKMTALVLILLLEIAPMLGLIRWRVAARRQQMPDIGRARTYVRIGHWQAVLVIVIVFAASGMARGVGAPG; this is encoded by the coding sequence ATGATCGTCCATTGGTTGCTGGCCGCCATTCACCTGAGTGCGTTCGGTGTCGCGTTTGCCGCGATCGCGGGGCGCAACCGCGCGTTGCGCCGGCTCGTCGCTTCGGCGCAGGCAGCCGATTTGTCGGGCGTGTTCAAGGCCGATGCGGTCTGGGGGCTGTCCGCGCTCGTGCTGATCGCGACGGGCCTTGCACGCGCGTTCGGCGGTTTCGAGAAAGGGACCGCTTACTACCTGCACGAACCGCTCTTTCACCTGAAGATGACCGCGCTCGTGCTGATCCTGCTGCTCGAGATCGCGCCGATGCTGGGGCTGATCCGCTGGCGTGTCGCCGCGCGGCGGCAGCAGATGCCCGATATCGGCCGTGCGCGCACTTATGTGCGGATCGGCCACTGGCAGGCGGTGCTGGTGATCGTCATCGTGTTCGCCGCGTCGGGGATGGCGCGGGGGGTAGGGGCGCCCGGCTAG